In Geopsychrobacter electrodiphilus DSM 16401, a single window of DNA contains:
- a CDS encoding electron transfer flavoprotein subunit beta/FixA family protein gives MSQKELNIVVLLREACDPRPPVRLTADGFGVRERGLRRVANPADLCALEQALSLAEAQGGTVTTVAIGPPRLDDHLRLALSLGTHRVIRVWSSAFNGGDAVADARLLERLVEILKPDLFVSGQQLVDRGADPALALASAKLGIPYVTAALDLGCLEGKIEVLRKCDRGARQRITSSLPCTLLFEDGCCEPRYPDHDALMKSLEPGIEVWGVAELGLSVSELGQFGARLGKEQCSLPRQNPQRVVTPDANLPAFERILALLSGGLKPRAGKLHCLPVEQTVEQLMQLFAAEGLVSGSDS, from the coding sequence ATGAGTCAAAAAGAACTGAATATCGTCGTTCTGCTGCGCGAAGCCTGTGATCCGCGTCCTCCGGTCCGTTTGACCGCTGATGGCTTCGGGGTACGTGAGCGTGGTTTGCGCCGCGTCGCTAACCCGGCAGATCTCTGTGCCCTTGAGCAGGCTCTGTCTCTAGCCGAAGCCCAGGGTGGAACAGTGACCACTGTGGCCATCGGGCCGCCGCGCCTTGATGATCATTTGCGTCTGGCCCTGTCGCTGGGGACGCACAGAGTGATCCGGGTCTGGAGCTCCGCCTTTAATGGGGGGGACGCCGTTGCCGATGCGCGTCTGCTGGAACGTCTGGTCGAAATTCTCAAGCCTGATCTCTTTGTCAGCGGGCAACAACTGGTCGACCGTGGCGCTGATCCGGCTTTGGCGCTGGCCTCTGCAAAACTAGGGATCCCCTATGTGACGGCCGCCCTCGATCTCGGCTGTCTCGAAGGGAAAATCGAGGTGCTGCGCAAGTGTGATCGCGGCGCGCGGCAGCGAATTACTTCGAGCCTCCCCTGCACCCTGCTCTTTGAAGACGGCTGTTGCGAGCCACGTTATCCTGACCATGATGCATTGATGAAATCTCTCGAGCCCGGTATCGAAGTCTGGGGGGTGGCGGAGCTCGGTCTGTCGGTCTCTGAACTCGGGCAATTCGGGGCAAGACTCGGTAAAGAACAGTGCAGCCTGCCGCGTCAGAACCCACAGCGGGTCGTGACCCCCGATGCAAACCTCCCCGCCTTTGAACGGATTCTGGCGCTCCTCTCTGGTGGCCTGAAACCACGCGCCGGGAAATTACACTGCCTTCCCGTCGAACAGACCGTAGAGCAG
- a CDS encoding electron transfer flavoprotein subunit alpha/FixB family protein: MSTAKLQHAGQQVKILVFVDLPQGELDDFGKGILSEASRLARTLAADWSVLSFAGAPEDVLQAMAPYGVDKLTLIDGPEGAEDSLELQGRLIAAAARAQGAALLLLPHNDLGGALAPLLAAELDAALLTETIATRVDGNQLVLSRRILGQQIAESKTWDGSGRLVLTVHPRVLSSVVLPSMQTGKMKTELWQPAVNLETGGTRIIERIPADPLTVDVSEAQVMVSAGLGCNPKSFAQVEELTRLLNASLGVTRPAYDLGYTGFERMVGQTGKTVAPRFYLALGISGSMHHLGGIKDSRRVVAVNIDAKAPIVPNSDETFVADLREVLPLLIERLKTATGEAA; this comes from the coding sequence ATGTCAACCGCGAAGCTTCAACATGCCGGGCAGCAGGTTAAAATCCTGGTTTTTGTCGACCTGCCACAGGGGGAACTGGACGATTTTGGCAAAGGGATTCTGTCGGAGGCCTCACGTCTGGCCAGGACGCTGGCCGCTGACTGGTCGGTGCTCTCATTTGCCGGTGCGCCCGAAGATGTGCTGCAAGCCATGGCTCCTTACGGCGTCGACAAGCTGACCCTGATCGACGGGCCGGAAGGCGCGGAAGATTCCCTTGAACTGCAGGGGAGATTGATCGCCGCCGCGGCTCGGGCGCAGGGCGCGGCGCTGCTGTTGCTGCCGCATAACGACCTGGGCGGCGCCCTGGCACCGCTGTTGGCGGCCGAACTCGATGCCGCCCTACTGACTGAAACGATCGCCACTCGTGTGGATGGCAACCAGCTGGTTTTGAGCCGGCGGATTTTAGGGCAGCAGATCGCCGAATCAAAAACTTGGGACGGCAGCGGCAGGCTGGTTTTGACCGTGCACCCGCGCGTGCTGAGCAGCGTGGTCTTGCCGAGTATGCAAACGGGTAAGATGAAAACCGAGCTCTGGCAACCGGCAGTAAATTTGGAGACCGGGGGTACGCGGATCATTGAACGTATCCCGGCCGATCCGCTGACGGTCGATGTCTCGGAAGCGCAGGTCATGGTCAGCGCCGGACTTGGCTGCAACCCGAAGAGTTTCGCCCAGGTCGAAGAGTTGACCCGTCTGCTGAATGCCTCCCTCGGGGTGACAAGGCCCGCCTATGATCTCGGCTACACCGGTTTTGAACGGATGGTCGGTCAGACCGGCAAGACCGTGGCGCCGCGTTTCTACCTGGCGCTGGGGATCTCCGGCTCGATGCATCATCTCGGCGGGATCAAGGATTCCAGGCGGGTGGTGGCGGTCAATATCGACGCCAAGGCGCCGATTGTTCCCAATTCCGATGAAACCTTTGTCGCCGATCTGCGTGAAGTGCTGCCGCTGTTGATCGAGCGGCTCAAGACTGCAACAGGAGAAGCCGCATGA
- a CDS encoding FAD-dependent oxidoreductase: protein MKRTFDAIVVGAGPAGSAAALTMARAGLDVALLERGEFPGEKNMFGGVLHRLTALEELFPDFWNQAPLERHIVKKSLTFMTGEASFNVNFDTEASDRTPYNGYTVMRPKFDRWLAEEAVKAGAKLYNRTTVDDVIKENGQVVGVTLLRDGSELRAPVVIAADGVLSFIAKKAGLRQGKFNPSHLAVGVKALIDMPKEVIDDRFGLVRDQGASSEIVGCTSGVRGGGFLYTNYDSLSLGLVLHLSSLTQGKKTPYELLNEFMQQPQMAKQLRGGKLLEYSAHLVPEGGFEMIPQIEADGILVAGDAAAMCIVTGLNLEGINLATQSGVIAGKTVIKAHREQNFTRFVLRDYRTMLADSYVIKDLKLYRRTPKMLHNDRIYSQYPDLVCSMMDQIYRIDGQPKESMTKMLLRLASKKVGLKNLLADVYSGWRAL from the coding sequence ATGAAACGCACCTTCGACGCCATCGTGGTCGGAGCCGGCCCGGCCGGTTCTGCGGCGGCACTGACCATGGCTCGGGCGGGGCTCGACGTTGCCCTCCTCGAGCGTGGCGAGTTTCCAGGTGAAAAGAATATGTTTGGTGGTGTGTTGCATCGCCTGACTGCGCTTGAGGAACTGTTCCCCGATTTCTGGAACCAGGCTCCGCTGGAGCGACATATCGTCAAGAAGTCGCTGACGTTCATGACTGGCGAAGCGAGTTTTAATGTCAACTTTGATACCGAGGCCTCTGATCGTACTCCCTACAACGGTTATACCGTCATGCGTCCGAAATTTGACCGCTGGCTGGCCGAAGAAGCGGTTAAGGCCGGGGCCAAACTCTACAACCGCACCACGGTTGACGATGTCATCAAAGAGAATGGTCAGGTCGTCGGGGTTACCCTGCTGCGCGACGGCAGCGAGCTCCGGGCACCGGTGGTGATTGCCGCCGACGGTGTGCTCTCGTTTATCGCCAAGAAGGCTGGGCTGCGGCAGGGGAAGTTCAACCCCTCGCACCTGGCGGTCGGGGTCAAGGCCCTGATCGATATGCCGAAAGAGGTGATTGATGATCGTTTCGGGCTGGTCCGTGATCAGGGTGCATCCAGTGAAATCGTCGGTTGCACCTCGGGGGTGCGTGGCGGCGGCTTTTTGTACACCAACTATGACTCTCTCTCGCTAGGTCTGGTGCTGCACCTCTCCAGCCTCACCCAGGGGAAGAAGACCCCTTATGAGCTGTTGAATGAGTTTATGCAGCAGCCGCAGATGGCCAAACAGCTGCGTGGTGGGAAACTGCTCGAATATTCGGCCCATCTGGTCCCCGAGGGCGGATTCGAAATGATTCCGCAGATTGAGGCGGACGGCATTCTGGTTGCCGGTGATGCCGCGGCGATGTGTATCGTTACCGGTCTTAATCTCGAGGGGATCAATCTCGCGACCCAGTCTGGCGTGATTGCAGGTAAGACAGTAATCAAGGCACATCGCGAACAAAACTTCACCCGTTTTGTGTTGCGCGATTATCGAACCATGTTGGCCGATAGCTATGTCATCAAGGACCTCAAGCTCTACCGCCGGACGCCGAAGATGCTCCACAATGATCGGATCTACAGTCAATACCCCGATCTGGTCTGCAGCATGATGGATCAGATCTATCGCATTGATGGCCAACCGAAAGAGTCGATGACTAAAATGCTGCTGCGACTCGCCAGCAAAAAGGTCGGGCTGAAAAATCTGCTGGCCGATGTCTACAGCGGATGGAGAGCACTATGA
- a CDS encoding ferredoxin family protein — protein MNINLDEIFDMTSFNVDREPHIILDSDICQKCDNRACVVGCPARCYSWDEETQKMTFVHDGCLECGTCYVVCRKDAFTRWRYPRGGFGVSYRMT, from the coding sequence ATGAATATCAATCTTGATGAAATTTTCGACATGACGAGCTTCAACGTCGACCGCGAACCGCATATCATCCTCGATTCCGATATCTGTCAAAAATGCGATAACCGGGCCTGCGTCGTCGGTTGTCCGGCTCGCTGTTACAGCTGGGATGAAGAAACGCAGAAGATGACCTTTGTGCATGACGGCTGTCTGGAGTGCGGCACCTGTTATGTTGTCTGCCGCAAGGACGCCTTCACCCGCTGGCGTTACCCACGTGGTGGCTTTGGTGTCTCTTACCGCATGACCTGA